The following coding sequences are from one Salvia hispanica cultivar TCC Black 2014 chromosome 3, UniMelb_Shisp_WGS_1.0, whole genome shotgun sequence window:
- the LOC125209219 gene encoding protein CPR-5, which yields MDSPLHRRAASPESCAATDGPAVTNPPEASSSRTIDGPQSTARRKIKNKKKKKQTVVSDNASLDSSSNCSSAASHPKKGIKIPRFSKRIRVGPLTAGPKNVGLSDVDALGLPLGMSIAVVVAQVLEKKNASGKNMSVDYLSAICGLAVKESLGNVFGDKFNNFVTNFETSFRSTLMTWQLVSDSSQDDGIKLRRARSAGCSCSVTSNMTCGNTYKGSARPPEATEEELCVRANITEQQQGSEYQGNTCEAGNLLSDCRIGDMSCLSYNGDVPAPFPHINSTDGECHTHSEMNENEMNMISQQLILPDKRTEQQLACASPSHRSFSMLSTIEKSVKEQTRSNELKTFEIGLIMKKLQLKERQLELNSNANILERWKLSMGISKASFKAEKFKTEMQDTRQVELLKKCLDFLVGGLIIMLFALAYGTYVYSHQRIVEATEACSPYMESKSWWMPNAVSSFNSGVQLLRCQVQVFSRMLFGVIMIAAIAFLLIQRSSSSHQTMPVTFILLLLGVGCGYAGRFCIDTLGGSGKHWLFYWEALCLLHFFSNTFHSTLYIILNGPIIVAERIDHNHVFPYWMRRSLFYATLLFLPLLCGFMPFASPSDWFKHFTSQAVDLLTFEED from the exons ATGGATTCTCCTCTCCACCGCCGCGCCGCATCGCCGGAGAGCTGCGCCGCCACTGATGGTCCGGCGGTGACAAACCCTCCGGAGGCATCAAGCAGCCGCACAATCGACGGCCCGCAATCGACAGCAAGAAGGAAGATTaagaataagaagaagaagaaacaaacAGTAGTTTCGGACAATGCATCATTAGATTCTTCGAGTAATTGTAGCTCTGCGGCGTCGCATCCGAAAAAGGGCATCAAAATTCCCAGATTTTCCAAGCGAATTCGAGTCGGGCCGCTGACTGCGGGCCCGAAAAATGTCGGGCTGAGTGATGTTGACGCCCTCGGCCTTCCTCTTGGAATGTCGATTGCCGTTGTAGTCGCTCAG GTCTTGGAGAAGAAAAATGCATCTGGAAAAAATATGTCGGTGGATTATCTTTCTGCG ATCTGTGGTCTGGCTGTGAAGGAATCTCTAGGAAAT GTTTTTGGGgacaaatttaataattttgtgaCGAACTTTGAGACATCATTTCGGAGTACATTGATGACTTGGCAGTTAGTCAGTGATTCATCTCAAGATGATGGTATAAAACTCCGGCGAGCAAGGTCTGCAGGGTGCTCTTGCTCAGTGACAAGCAATATGACATGTGGTAACACATATAAGGGTTCTGCACGTCCTCCTGAGGCTACAGAGGAAGAATTATGTGTGCGTGCAAATATCACCGAACAACAGCAAGGATCTGAATACCAAGGAAATACCTGTGAAGCTGGGAACCTCTTGTCTGATTGTAGAATTGGTGACATGTCATGCCTTTCATATAATGGAGATGTCCCAGCGCCATTTCCCCACATAAATAGCACTGACGGAGAATGCCATACTCACTCAGAAATGAATGAGAATGAGATGAATATGATAAGTCAACAGCTTATTCTGCCTGATAAAAGAACTGAGCAGCAGTTAGCCTGTGCTTCTCCAAGCCATAGGTCCTTTTCTATGCTAAGCACGATTGAAAAATCGGTCAAGGAGCAGACTCGCTCTAATGAGCTAAAGACATTTGAGATTGGTCTTATCATGAAAAAATTGCAGCTTAAGGAAAGACAATTAGAGCTGAATTCTAATGCCAATATTCTCGAGAGATGGAAATTATCAATGGGTATCTCAAAGGCTTCTTTCAAAGCTGAAAAGTTCAAAACTGAGATGCAAGATACAAGACAAGTGGAGCTACTCAAGAAGTGCTTAGATTTTCTGGTTGGTGGTCTAATCATCATGTTGTTCGCACTTGCATATGGAACATATGTCTACTCGCACCAAAGAATTGTCGAAGCTACTGAAGCTTGCTCTCCCTACATG GAGTCTAAATCTTGGTGGATGCCGAACGCAGTGTCAAGTTTCAACTCTGGCGTGCAGCTATTGAGATGTCAAGTTCAAGTTTTCAGTCGCATGTTGTTTGGTGTGATAATGATCGCGGCAATTGCCTTCTTACTCATTCAGAGATCATCGTCTTCTCATCAGACAATGCCGGTCACTTTCATACTGTTGCTCTTAGGGGTGGGATGTGGTTACGCAGGGAGGTTCTGCATCGACACATTGGGGGGCAGCGGAAAGCATTGGTTATTCTACTGGGAAGCCCTATGCTTGCTGCATTTCTTCTCCAACACATTCCATTCTACTTTGTATATTATTCTCAATGGGCCTATCATAGTTGCTGAAAGGATCGACCACAATCACGTGTTTCCTTACTGGATGAGAAGATCACTCTTCTATGCTACGCTGCTATTTCTCCCCTTGCTGTGTGGTTTCATGCCCTTCGCGAGCCCTTCGGATTGGTTTAAGCATTTTACGTCGCAGGCGGTAGATCTCTTGACATTTGAAGAAGATTGA
- the LOC125216192 gene encoding nuclear transcription factor Y subunit B-1-like, with protein MRGARIPNSPSSPPSQDGCIRDQERLLPIANVSRIMKKTLPANAKISKEAKETVQECVSEFISFVTGEASDKCQREKRKTVNGDDLLWAMTTLGFDDYVVPLKDYLSSYRESEGETREKSEKNERVFRSSSASSPCEVDFDAEKIASNPSFLQGFGSGGGVLIEFGGGRVMAEGGGVEW; from the coding sequence ATGAGAGGAGCAAGAATCCCAAACAGCCCCTCATCACCACCATCACAAGACGGGTGCATCAGAGACCAAGAGAGGCTCCTTCCGATCGCGAACGTGAGCCGGATCATGAAGAAAACCCTCCCCGCAAACGCCAAGATCTCCAAGGAAGCCAAGGAGACCGTGCAGGAATGCGTGTCGGAGTTCATCAGCTTCGTGACGGGGGAGGCCTCGGATAAGTGCCAGAGGGAGAAGCGGAAGACTGTCAACGGCGATGATCTGCTGTGGGCCATGACTACCCTTGGATTCGACGACTATGTTGTGCCTCTTAAGGACTATCTTAGTAGTTATAGAGAGAGCGAAGGGGAGACGAGGGAAAAGAGCGAGAAGAACGAAAGAGTCTTTCGTTCTTCTTCTGCTTCGTCTCCTTgtgaagttgattttgatgctGAGAAGATAGCTTCAAACCCTAGTTTTTTGCAGGGTTTTGGGAGTGGTGGTGGTGTGTTGATTGAATTTGGTGGCGGGAGAGTTATGGCGGAGGGTGGTGGTGTTGAGTGGTGA